A portion of the Kribbella jejuensis genome contains these proteins:
- a CDS encoding DinB family protein, whose translation MTTNEQTVSGERADILDLLATRRGFLRHTAQGLTDEQATTRSTKSELTVGGLIKHVMTVEQHWAEFAQGKGETAPTEFTPEVIAAWQDQFRFVEGETLADVLAEYEKVAATTEELVRTLDLDAKYELQAAPWQPPGVFWTVRMAFLHIASETAQHAGHADIIRETIDGQKTMG comes from the coding sequence ATGACGACAAACGAGCAGACCGTCTCCGGTGAGCGGGCGGACATCCTGGACCTTCTCGCCACCCGTCGCGGCTTCCTGCGCCACACCGCACAGGGCCTGACCGACGAGCAGGCGACCACTCGCAGCACCAAGAGCGAGCTGACTGTCGGCGGGCTGATCAAGCACGTGATGACGGTCGAGCAGCACTGGGCGGAGTTCGCCCAGGGAAAGGGCGAGACGGCGCCGACCGAGTTCACGCCGGAGGTGATCGCCGCCTGGCAGGACCAGTTCCGGTTCGTCGAGGGCGAGACGCTGGCCGACGTACTCGCGGAGTACGAGAAGGTCGCCGCCACCACCGAGGAACTGGTCCGCACCCTCGACCTGGACGCCAAGTACGAACTCCAGGCCGCCCCGTGGCAGCCGCCGGGCGTCTTCTGGACCGTTCGGATGGCCTTCCTGCACATCGCCTCCGAAACCGCCCAGCACGCCGGCCACGCCGACATCATCCGGGAAACCATCGACGGCCAGAAAACGATGGGCTGA
- a CDS encoding FAD-binding oxidoreductase, whose translation MRPRGFGGVLLGAPQLALTAQCETVADVQAAVTYAVQNELGDCLRLDLQRMNSVQLDLDARIARVGGGATWRDLYRATQPFCMLTPGGRDTTAGIAETALSAHSGWLERKLGLAADALISVELVTAAGELLIADETRNTDLFWALHGGGANFGVASALTFRLTQVPTTTLAVLTWPAAAAPTVIRTYRDLIETGAPSSLGGGVLLVNDPRPVVRAIAVYLGGPEETAAVFAPMFALSPETTMLRETPYANLQPALGPGSWKACSERYFPAFPDPEVSALCDDAHGMGAGAWLALWPRGVRRGDWPVVYRDASWVVEGYGVSLEDPCLQAGQARLVAEYGPRNYERLARVKCRYDPENVFRVSRNVEPAWCSWPATIAPRR comes from the coding sequence ATGCGTCCACGGGGGTTCGGGGGTGTGCTGCTCGGGGCGCCTCAGCTTGCGCTGACAGCGCAGTGCGAGACCGTCGCCGACGTACAGGCCGCGGTCACGTACGCCGTGCAGAACGAGCTGGGCGACTGTCTGCGGCTGGATCTGCAGCGGATGAACAGCGTCCAGCTCGACCTGGACGCGCGGATCGCTCGGGTCGGCGGTGGCGCGACGTGGCGGGACCTGTACCGCGCGACGCAACCGTTCTGCATGCTGACGCCGGGCGGGCGGGACACGACGGCCGGAATCGCGGAGACAGCACTGTCCGCGCACTCGGGCTGGCTCGAGCGGAAGCTCGGCCTGGCAGCCGATGCGCTGATCTCGGTCGAGCTGGTCACCGCTGCCGGTGAGTTGCTGATCGCCGACGAGACCAGGAACACCGATCTGTTCTGGGCTCTGCACGGCGGTGGCGCGAACTTCGGGGTGGCGTCGGCGCTGACCTTCCGGCTCACCCAGGTACCGACCACTACCCTTGCCGTCCTGACCTGGCCGGCTGCGGCGGCTCCGACGGTGATCCGTACGTACCGCGATCTGATCGAGACCGGTGCGCCGTCGTCGCTAGGAGGCGGGGTGCTGCTCGTCAATGATCCGCGTCCGGTGGTGCGGGCGATCGCGGTGTACCTCGGCGGCCCCGAGGAAACCGCGGCCGTCTTCGCGCCGATGTTTGCCCTGTCGCCCGAAACGACGATGCTCCGCGAGACGCCGTACGCCAACCTGCAGCCCGCCCTCGGTCCGGGCAGTTGGAAAGCGTGTTCGGAACGGTACTTTCCGGCATTTCCGGATCCGGAGGTGTCGGCGTTGTGCGATGACGCCCACGGGATGGGCGCCGGGGCCTGGTTGGCGTTGTGGCCGCGGGGTGTCCGGCGCGGCGACTGGCCGGTGGTGTACCGGGACGCGTCGTGGGTGGTCGAGGGGTACGGCGTGAGTCTGGAGGATCCGTGCCTGCAGGCGGGGCAGGCGCGGCTGGTGGCCGAGTACGGGCCGAGGAACTACGAGCGGCTCGCTCGGGTGAAGTGCCGGTACGATCCCGAAAACGTGTTCCGGGTCAGCCGGAATGTTGAACCTGCGTGGTGCTCGTGGCCCGCGACCATTGCACCGCGACGATGA
- a CDS encoding GNAT family N-acetyltransferase: MIGLEIRPLRDDDPPVIAAAFEKLGWPKPESQYRRYLEEQAAGTRDVLVATVDGAYAGYVTVRWESPYEPFAGIPEIQDFNVLPKLRRQGIGSALMDAAEALVAERSPVVGIGVGLYPDYGQAQRMYVRRGYLPDGRGLIYDGRQVPPMEMVRNDDSATLMFTKTLR; encoded by the coding sequence ATGATCGGGTTGGAGATCCGGCCGTTGCGCGACGACGATCCGCCGGTGATCGCGGCGGCGTTCGAAAAGCTCGGGTGGCCGAAGCCCGAGAGTCAGTACCGGCGGTATCTCGAGGAACAGGCCGCCGGGACGCGGGACGTCCTGGTCGCGACGGTCGACGGGGCCTACGCCGGCTACGTGACGGTGCGCTGGGAATCGCCGTACGAACCGTTTGCCGGCATTCCGGAAATCCAGGACTTCAACGTGCTGCCGAAGCTCCGCCGGCAGGGCATCGGGTCGGCGCTGATGGACGCGGCCGAGGCGCTGGTCGCGGAACGGTCCCCCGTGGTCGGAATCGGGGTCGGGCTGTACCCGGACTACGGGCAGGCGCAGCGGATGTACGTCCGCCGCGGCTACCTGCCCGACGGGCGCGGCCTGATCTACGACGGTCGGCAGGTGCCGCCGATGGAAATGGTCCGCAACGACGACTCCGCAACGCTGATGTTCACCAAGACCTTGAGGTAG
- a CDS encoding TetR/AcrR family transcriptional regulator, which yields MTEPRRGRPRSFDREAALEQALQTFWDRGYDATSVTDLTTALGIGAPSLYAAFGDKRKLFDEVVRRYQDTHGAFTSRALAEEPTARRAIERILREAASEYVGRGCLIISAAQNTVPASHEVAEQLRYIRQHNRDVLQDRIQQDVDAGELPDGTDAKTLATFFAATIQGMSQQARDGATQDDLMAVATTALNVWR from the coding sequence ATGACCGAACCACGACGCGGCCGGCCGCGCTCCTTCGATCGGGAGGCAGCCCTCGAACAGGCGCTGCAGACCTTCTGGGACCGTGGGTACGACGCCACCTCGGTCACCGACCTGACCACCGCCCTCGGCATCGGCGCGCCGAGCCTGTACGCCGCGTTCGGCGACAAGCGCAAGCTCTTCGACGAGGTCGTACGGCGCTACCAGGACACCCACGGCGCGTTCACGTCCCGCGCTCTCGCGGAAGAACCGACGGCCCGCCGGGCGATCGAGCGGATCCTCCGCGAGGCCGCCTCGGAGTACGTCGGCCGCGGCTGCCTGATCATCAGCGCCGCCCAGAACACCGTCCCCGCATCGCACGAGGTCGCCGAGCAGCTGCGGTACATCCGGCAGCACAACCGCGACGTACTGCAAGACCGCATCCAGCAGGACGTCGACGCCGGTGAGCTCCCGGACGGCACCGACGCCAAGACGCTGGCGACCTTCTTCGCCGCGACCATCCAGGGCATGTCCCAGCAGGCGCGCGACGGCGCGACGCAGGACGATCTCATGGCGGTCGCGACCACTGCCCTGAACGTCTGGAGGTAG
- a CDS encoding flavin-containing monooxygenase, which yields MTDVVIIGSGFAGLCMGIKLKQAGCEDFVILEKADDLGGTWRDNTYPGCACDIPSYLYSFSFEQNPRWTRMFAPWDEILAYLRHCADKYGIADKIRYGAEVTEAVFDEASGRWTVTVNGDETIDTQALVAGVGSLHRPKLPDIPGLDSFAGTTFHSAQWDHSQDLRGRNVAVIGTGASAIQFVPQIAPQVAQLDVYQRTPPWVTPKPDRAIGRWERKLHERFPAGQRTIRNAIYWGLEGRGAGFAGNPKLMKGLEIQAKRHLHKQVTDPELRAKLTPDYQIGCKRILISNDYYPALARPNVSLVTTPIARITPTGVVTTDGTERACDTIVLGTGFDVSANLTRMPILGKDGIDLADHWKRNGIGAHLGITVAGYPNLFLLVGPNTLLGHSSMVFMIEAQVRYVMQALHLLRRHNATYVEVREDIQNRFVGDVQSELNTTVWHSGCTSWYLDTSGRNSTIWPEWTFTYWRRTKKLDPAAFAIVH from the coding sequence ATGACAGACGTGGTCATCATCGGGTCCGGGTTCGCCGGGTTGTGCATGGGCATCAAGCTCAAGCAGGCGGGCTGCGAGGACTTCGTCATCCTGGAGAAGGCCGACGACCTCGGCGGCACCTGGCGGGACAACACGTATCCGGGCTGCGCCTGCGACATCCCGTCGTACCTCTACTCGTTCTCGTTCGAGCAGAACCCGCGCTGGACCCGGATGTTCGCGCCCTGGGACGAGATCCTCGCGTACCTGCGGCACTGCGCGGACAAGTACGGCATCGCCGACAAGATCCGGTACGGCGCCGAGGTGACCGAAGCAGTGTTCGACGAGGCGAGCGGGCGCTGGACCGTTACGGTCAACGGCGACGAGACGATCGACACCCAGGCGCTGGTGGCCGGCGTCGGCAGTCTGCACCGCCCGAAGCTACCGGACATCCCAGGGCTGGATTCCTTCGCCGGTACGACGTTCCACTCGGCGCAGTGGGATCACAGCCAGGACCTCCGCGGGCGGAACGTCGCGGTGATCGGGACAGGTGCGTCGGCGATCCAGTTCGTACCGCAGATCGCGCCGCAGGTCGCCCAACTCGACGTGTACCAGCGCACGCCACCGTGGGTGACGCCGAAGCCGGACCGCGCGATCGGCCGCTGGGAACGGAAGCTGCACGAACGTTTCCCGGCCGGCCAGCGCACGATCCGGAACGCGATCTACTGGGGTCTCGAGGGCCGCGGCGCGGGCTTCGCCGGGAACCCGAAGTTGATGAAAGGCCTGGAAATACAGGCGAAACGGCACCTGCACAAGCAGGTCACCGATCCGGAGCTGCGCGCGAAGCTCACGCCCGACTACCAGATCGGCTGCAAACGGATCCTGATCTCGAACGACTACTACCCGGCACTCGCCCGGCCGAACGTCAGCCTGGTCACCACGCCGATCGCGCGGATCACCCCGACCGGCGTCGTCACCACCGACGGCACCGAGCGCGCCTGCGACACGATCGTGCTCGGCACCGGCTTCGACGTCTCCGCGAACCTGACCCGGATGCCGATCCTCGGCAAGGACGGCATCGACCTCGCCGACCACTGGAAACGCAACGGCATCGGCGCCCACCTCGGCATCACGGTCGCCGGCTACCCGAACCTGTTCCTGCTCGTCGGCCCGAACACCCTCCTCGGCCACTCGTCAATGGTCTTCATGATCGAGGCCCAGGTCCGCTACGTCATGCAGGCCCTCCACCTCCTCCGCCGCCACAACGCGACGTACGTCGAAGTCCGCGAAGACATCCAGAACCGTTTCGTAGGCGACGTCCAATCCGAACTGAACACCACCGTCTGGCACTCAGGCTGCACCAGCTGGTACCTGGACACCTCCGGCCGCAACTCCACCATCTGGCCCGAATGGACCTTCACCTACTGGCGCCGCACCAAAAAACTCGATCCAGCAGCCTTCGCGATCGTCCACTAG
- a CDS encoding lactate racemase domain-containing protein, whose product MTNTAVIGAADQVLTEEEVTAFIGDALAGAGLEGRSVCVIVPDATRSCPLPLLLKAVTQALKGSQVTILVALGTHAEMTPEQLRSHLGDDYPNVINHEWWKPETFADLGTIGADRIGEISDEMLRDEVPVRLNKAVVEHDVALVVGPVFPHEVVGFSGGNKYFFPGVAGQEVIDFSHWLGALITSSHIIGTPGITPVRALIDEAAALIPAEKLALSVVAQSGTDKLHAIAFGDTGESWRAAAEISAQTHVRYLDHPVQRVVSVMPPKYADIWTAAKGFYKLEPVVADGGEVILYAPHVTQLAAMHPEIEQIGYHCRDYFLGQWDKFRDLHWGVLAHSTHLRGAGTWDPASGEHLRVQVTLATAIPEDVVLAANLGYLDPATVDLAAYEADPDTFVVPNAGETLYRLKA is encoded by the coding sequence GTGACCAATACTGCGGTGATCGGTGCGGCGGACCAGGTTCTGACCGAGGAAGAAGTGACGGCGTTCATCGGAGACGCCCTCGCCGGCGCCGGGCTGGAGGGCCGTAGCGTCTGCGTGATCGTCCCGGACGCGACCCGCAGCTGCCCGCTGCCGCTGCTGCTCAAAGCGGTCACCCAAGCCCTGAAGGGCAGTCAGGTCACGATCTTGGTTGCCCTCGGCACCCATGCGGAGATGACGCCGGAGCAGCTCCGCAGCCACCTCGGCGACGACTACCCGAACGTGATCAACCACGAGTGGTGGAAGCCGGAAACGTTCGCCGACCTCGGCACGATCGGCGCGGACCGGATCGGCGAGATCTCCGACGAGATGCTCCGCGACGAAGTACCGGTACGGCTGAACAAGGCTGTCGTCGAGCACGACGTCGCGCTGGTGGTCGGGCCGGTGTTCCCGCACGAGGTGGTCGGGTTCTCCGGCGGCAACAAGTACTTCTTCCCGGGCGTCGCCGGCCAGGAGGTGATCGACTTCTCGCACTGGCTCGGCGCGTTGATCACCAGTTCCCACATCATCGGTACGCCGGGCATCACGCCGGTCCGGGCGCTGATCGACGAGGCCGCCGCGCTGATCCCGGCCGAGAAGCTCGCGTTGTCCGTGGTCGCCCAGTCCGGTACCGACAAGCTGCACGCGATCGCGTTCGGCGACACCGGCGAGTCGTGGCGCGCCGCCGCCGAGATCTCCGCGCAGACCCACGTCCGCTACCTCGACCACCCGGTGCAGCGCGTGGTCTCGGTGATGCCACCGAAGTACGCCGACATCTGGACCGCGGCGAAGGGGTTCTACAAACTCGAGCCGGTGGTCGCGGACGGCGGCGAGGTGATCCTGTACGCGCCGCACGTCACGCAACTCGCCGCGATGCACCCGGAGATCGAGCAGATCGGGTACCACTGCCGCGACTACTTCCTCGGCCAGTGGGACAAGTTCCGCGACCTGCACTGGGGCGTGCTCGCGCACTCCACGCACCTGCGCGGCGCGGGCACCTGGGACCCGGCCAGCGGCGAGCACCTGCGCGTCCAGGTCACGCTGGCGACCGCCATCCCCGAGGACGTCGTACTCGCGGCCAACCTCGGCTACCTCGACCCCGCGACCGTCGACCTGGCCGCGTACGAGGCCGACCCGGACACGTTCGTCGTACCCAACGCCGGCGAGACCCTGTACCGCCTCAAGGCCTAG
- a CDS encoding NUDIX domain-containing protein: MDSYLAQLRRDVGSRLLLMPGAQVLAIDADDRILFQRSRDSGLWELPAGGAEPGDTFRSTAAREFTEETGLQVSEEDLVPFASLSLPDVHTLTYPNGDVVQCFALCFEARRWSGTLRPGEDEVLEAGFFAAPPGPLHPPTEVVLGLHAAYRASGVFQAH; this comes from the coding sequence GTGGACTCCTACCTCGCCCAGCTCCGTCGTGACGTCGGTTCCCGCCTGCTGCTGATGCCGGGCGCGCAGGTCCTCGCGATCGACGCGGACGACCGGATCCTCTTCCAGCGCAGCCGCGACTCCGGCCTGTGGGAACTCCCCGCCGGCGGCGCCGAACCCGGCGACACCTTCCGCAGTACGGCGGCCCGCGAGTTCACCGAGGAAACCGGCCTGCAGGTCTCCGAAGAGGATCTCGTCCCCTTCGCAAGCCTGTCGCTCCCGGATGTCCACACTCTGACCTACCCGAACGGCGACGTCGTGCAGTGCTTTGCCCTGTGTTTCGAGGCGCGGCGGTGGAGCGGGACGCTGCGGCCGGGGGAGGACGAAGTGCTGGAGGCGGGGTTCTTCGCGGCGCCGCCTGGTCCGCTGCATCCGCCGACCGAGGTGGTGCTCGGGCTGCACGCCGCGTACCGGGCTTCGGGCGTGTTCCAAGCGCATTGA
- a CDS encoding nuclear transport factor 2 family protein translates to MSERTDFLQWFDDEWRPAEVALHNGDAEPRRALWSTKDPVTVFGAWKTAKTSAEADPLFDLLAKAFSDCTSSDVELLSADAIGDFAYTIGYEHSSVSWNGEPRTYTLRVTQLYRKENDTWKVFHRHGDELT, encoded by the coding sequence ATGAGCGAGCGAACAGATTTTCTGCAGTGGTTCGACGACGAGTGGCGCCCCGCTGAGGTCGCGCTGCACAACGGTGACGCCGAACCACGCCGCGCACTGTGGTCGACGAAGGACCCCGTCACCGTGTTCGGGGCCTGGAAGACCGCCAAGACCTCGGCCGAGGCCGACCCCCTGTTCGACCTGCTGGCCAAGGCTTTCTCGGACTGCACCTCGTCGGACGTCGAACTGCTCTCCGCGGACGCGATCGGAGACTTCGCCTACACGATCGGCTACGAGCACTCCTCGGTCAGCTGGAACGGCGAGCCCCGCACCTACACCCTCCGCGTCACCCAGCTCTACCGAAAGGAAAACGACACCTGGAAAGTCTTCCACCGCCACGGCGACGAACTGACCTAG
- a CDS encoding NADPH:quinone reductase yields the protein MRAVEYSVTGEPDVLTLVDRPIPEPGPGEVRVRIRRSGVNPTDWKSRRGSAAGTPVEPAQVPNQDGSGDVDAVGEGVDAALLRQPVWIWEAAYQRPAGGTAQEYAVVPVRHVVPLPESASYDLGASLGVPFLTAHRCLTVTEDGPDHLGPGKLAGRTVLVAGGAGAVGNAAIQLARWSDATVITTVSSPEKGNLAGLAGADHVINYRQQDVAAEIRAIVPHGVDTIVEVSPAANAAIDAAVIATHGSVAVYATDGGETMELPVRASMIPNARWQFVLLYTAPDSWRPRALADVSAAVAAGAVRMGPEAGLPLHHYPLDQAAAAHTAVEQSVVGKVLIDVT from the coding sequence GTGCGTGCCGTCGAGTACTCCGTGACCGGTGAGCCCGATGTCCTGACCCTCGTGGACAGGCCGATACCCGAGCCTGGGCCCGGAGAAGTCCGGGTCCGGATCCGCCGGTCGGGCGTCAACCCGACCGACTGGAAGTCGCGCCGGGGCAGCGCCGCCGGCACGCCGGTCGAGCCCGCCCAGGTACCCAACCAGGATGGCTCCGGCGACGTCGACGCGGTCGGCGAAGGGGTCGACGCGGCGCTCCTCCGACAGCCCGTGTGGATCTGGGAGGCGGCGTACCAGCGGCCCGCGGGTGGTACGGCGCAGGAGTACGCCGTCGTACCGGTGCGCCATGTGGTGCCGTTGCCCGAGTCCGCGTCGTACGACCTCGGGGCTTCGCTCGGCGTACCGTTCCTGACCGCCCACCGCTGCCTGACCGTGACCGAGGACGGGCCGGACCACCTCGGCCCGGGCAAGCTCGCCGGGCGGACCGTACTCGTGGCCGGTGGTGCCGGGGCGGTCGGCAACGCGGCGATCCAGCTGGCGCGGTGGTCGGACGCCACGGTCATCACGACCGTCAGCAGCCCCGAGAAGGGCAACCTCGCCGGGCTGGCCGGTGCGGATCACGTCATCAACTACCGCCAGCAGGACGTGGCCGCCGAGATCCGCGCGATCGTGCCGCACGGCGTGGACACGATCGTCGAGGTGTCGCCCGCGGCGAACGCGGCCATCGACGCCGCGGTGATCGCGACGCACGGCTCGGTGGCGGTCTACGCGACCGACGGCGGCGAAACCATGGAACTGCCGGTCCGGGCCTCGATGATCCCGAACGCCCGCTGGCAGTTCGTCCTGCTCTACACCGCTCCCGACTCCTGGCGCCCCCGAGCCCTCGCCGACGTCTCCGCCGCCGTAGCCGCAGGCGCGGTCCGGATGGGCCCCGAAGCCGGACTCCCCCTGCACCACTACCCCCTCGATCAGGCCGCCGCCGCCCACACGGCCGTCGAACAATCCGTCGTAGGCAAAGTCCTGATCGACGTCACCTGA
- a CDS encoding MFS transporter — translation MTRDFRWLLVGQTTSQFGAQVSGVAIPLLAVLSLGATPFQLGLVSASSTIGFALIGLPAGAWIDRFRRRPLLVASDLVRAVLLGSIPMAALFGVLTLIQLIVVALLTGFARVFFDVGYQSYLPSVVGKERVLAGNAALETIRASGQVAGPGAGGWLVSAIGAANVVLIQAVTFVVSAVALLAIRAPEEVVRRESRGLWHEIREGLVYVVRHPVLRAIAVTSAVNNFAFAIASAVNLVFLVRTLRLTPAWIGVVLAAGSATAMLGAAVTPRLARRFGSERIIWGSLVVAGVLGLLVPLAQPGWFVVLAIIGFAAGELGQIVYAISSVSLRQRIVPARLLGRVGATMRFVLMGLFPLGALLGGVAGSTIGPRGTLWISGALIAVSWIPVRRAFSRSRGNAIPGVGGRAGLSS, via the coding sequence GTGACAAGAGATTTTCGGTGGTTGCTGGTCGGGCAGACGACCAGTCAGTTCGGGGCGCAGGTCAGCGGCGTGGCGATTCCGCTGCTGGCGGTGCTGTCGTTGGGCGCCACGCCGTTCCAGCTCGGGCTGGTGTCCGCGTCGAGCACGATCGGTTTCGCGCTGATCGGGCTGCCGGCCGGGGCCTGGATCGATCGCTTCCGGCGGCGCCCGCTGCTGGTGGCGAGCGATCTTGTCCGGGCCGTGCTGCTCGGCTCGATCCCGATGGCGGCGTTGTTCGGCGTACTGACGTTGATTCAGTTGATCGTGGTGGCCCTGCTGACCGGGTTCGCGCGGGTGTTCTTCGATGTCGGGTACCAGAGCTACCTGCCGTCGGTCGTCGGCAAGGAGCGGGTGCTCGCCGGAAACGCTGCTCTGGAGACGATCCGAGCCTCAGGGCAGGTGGCGGGCCCGGGCGCCGGCGGGTGGCTGGTGTCCGCGATCGGCGCCGCGAACGTCGTACTGATCCAGGCAGTCACCTTCGTTGTGTCGGCGGTCGCCCTGCTGGCGATCCGGGCTCCGGAGGAGGTCGTACGGCGGGAATCGCGCGGGCTGTGGCACGAGATCCGCGAGGGCCTGGTGTACGTCGTACGGCATCCCGTGCTGCGCGCGATCGCGGTCACCAGCGCCGTCAACAACTTCGCGTTCGCGATCGCGTCGGCGGTCAACCTGGTGTTCCTGGTTCGTACGCTGCGGTTGACGCCGGCGTGGATCGGAGTGGTGCTGGCGGCCGGTTCCGCGACGGCGATGCTCGGGGCGGCGGTGACGCCGCGGCTGGCGCGGCGGTTCGGTTCGGAGCGGATCATCTGGGGTTCGCTGGTCGTTGCCGGCGTACTCGGGTTGCTGGTTCCCCTCGCGCAACCGGGATGGTTCGTGGTGCTCGCGATCATCGGATTCGCGGCGGGAGAACTCGGCCAGATCGTCTACGCGATCTCGAGCGTGTCGTTGCGGCAGCGGATCGTGCCGGCGCGGCTGCTCGGGCGGGTGGGCGCGACGATGCGCTTCGTCCTGATGGGGCTGTTCCCGCTCGGCGCACTGCTCGGGGGCGTGGCCGGCTCGACCATCGGCCCGCGCGGCACCTTGTGGATCTCCGGTGCCTTGATAGCAGTCTCGTGGATCCCGGTCCGTCGAGCGTTTTCCCGGTCGCGCGGGAACGCGATCCCTGGCGTCGGCGGGCGCGCGGGGCTGTCATCGTAG
- a CDS encoding alpha/beta fold hydrolase produces the protein MGMITTGDGTEIFYKDWGTGQPIVFSHGWPLSADDWDNQLLFFLSKGYRVVAHDRRGHGRSSQTGDGHDMDHYADDLKAVVDHLDLRDCIHVGHSTGGGEVVHYLARHGEDRAAKAALLCAVPPLMVKTEANPEGLPKEVFDGFQAQLAANRSGFYRDLAAGPFYGFNRPGVESSEATIENWWRQGMMGGAKAHYDGIVAFSQTDFTADLQQITLPVLVVHSEDDQIVPYADSGPKAAALLKNGVLKTYKDLPHGLPTTHADVVNADLLEFFQS, from the coding sequence GTGGGCATGATCACCACCGGCGACGGTACGGAGATCTTCTACAAGGATTGGGGGACGGGACAGCCGATCGTCTTCAGTCACGGCTGGCCGCTGTCGGCCGACGACTGGGACAACCAACTGTTGTTCTTCCTGTCGAAGGGGTACCGCGTCGTCGCACACGACCGGCGCGGGCACGGGCGGTCGTCGCAGACGGGCGACGGTCACGACATGGATCACTACGCGGACGACCTGAAAGCGGTCGTCGACCATCTGGACCTGCGCGACTGCATCCACGTCGGCCACTCGACCGGTGGTGGCGAGGTCGTGCACTACCTGGCCCGGCACGGCGAGGACCGGGCCGCCAAGGCCGCGTTGCTCTGCGCGGTCCCGCCGCTGATGGTGAAGACCGAAGCGAACCCCGAGGGCCTGCCGAAGGAGGTCTTCGACGGCTTCCAGGCGCAGCTCGCGGCGAACCGCTCCGGCTTCTACCGCGATCTCGCGGCCGGCCCGTTCTACGGGTTCAACCGCCCCGGCGTCGAGTCCTCCGAAGCGACCATCGAGAACTGGTGGCGCCAGGGCATGATGGGCGGCGCCAAGGCGCACTACGACGGCATCGTCGCGTTCTCGCAGACCGACTTCACCGCGGACCTGCAGCAGATCACGCTCCCGGTCCTGGTCGTGCACAGCGAGGACGACCAGATCGTGCCGTACGCCGACTCCGGCCCGAAGGCGGCGGCGCTGCTCAAGAACGGGGTCCTGAAGACGTACAAGGACCTCCCGCACGGCCTGCCCACCACGCACGCCGACGTGGTCAACGCCGACCTGCTGGAGTTCTTCCAGTCCTGA
- a CDS encoding SDR family oxidoreductase has protein sequence MRTALVTGGSRGIGRAIALRLARDGVRVGVHYGRSDAEAALVLDEIVAAGGDGFLVKAELGEPLDALWAEFDGHADGLDILVNNAGIGRHLPLAEVTPEWFDRLFAVNAKAPFFLVQQAIPRLRDGGRIINIGSGVTRIAFPEDTAYSMTKGALNTLTLALAKELGPRGITVNTVAPGIIDTAMNGWLADPDAARAAAAYSVFDRVGTPEEVADVVAFVASDDARWVTGQTLDATGGSRL, from the coding sequence ATGCGGACGGCATTGGTGACGGGTGGCAGCCGGGGAATCGGGCGGGCGATCGCGCTCCGGCTGGCGCGGGACGGGGTCCGGGTCGGGGTGCATTACGGCCGGTCTGACGCCGAGGCGGCGCTGGTGCTGGACGAGATCGTTGCGGCCGGCGGGGACGGGTTCCTGGTGAAGGCGGAGCTCGGGGAGCCGCTCGACGCGTTGTGGGCGGAGTTCGACGGGCACGCCGACGGCCTCGACATCCTGGTCAACAACGCTGGGATCGGACGGCACCTGCCGCTGGCCGAAGTGACGCCGGAGTGGTTCGACCGGCTGTTCGCGGTGAACGCGAAGGCGCCGTTCTTCCTTGTCCAGCAGGCGATTCCGCGACTGCGCGACGGCGGGCGGATCATCAACATCGGATCCGGCGTGACCCGGATCGCGTTCCCCGAGGACACCGCGTACTCGATGACCAAGGGAGCGCTGAACACGCTGACGCTCGCGCTGGCCAAGGAGCTGGGGCCACGCGGGATCACTGTCAACACTGTTGCCCCAGGCATCATCGACACCGCGATGAACGGCTGGTTGGCCGATCCGGACGCGGCTCGGGCAGCCGCGGCGTACTCGGTCTTCGACCGCGTCGGCACGCCCGAGGAAGTCGCGGACGTGGTTGCGTTCGTCGCCTCGGACGACGCGCGCTGGGTGACCGGTCAGACGCTCGACGCGACCGGGGGCTCCCGGTTGTGA